The following coding sequences are from one Natrarchaeobaculum sulfurireducens window:
- a CDS encoding MoaD/ThiS family protein, translated as MQLECVFFGPFREAVGRKTVPYETDAATIGELLLELEADYPSLAGELVAGDGAELAGDTVVTIDRRHVTQLDGLETRLTDDIVVRLVPSVYGG; from the coding sequence GTGCAACTCGAGTGTGTCTTCTTCGGGCCGTTCCGGGAAGCCGTCGGTCGAAAGACGGTTCCGTACGAGACGGATGCCGCAACGATCGGCGAGTTGTTGTTGGAACTCGAAGCCGACTACCCATCACTGGCGGGTGAACTCGTCGCCGGCGACGGCGCCGAACTGGCTGGAGATACCGTCGTGACGATCGATCGACGCCATGTCACCCAACTCGACGGGCTGGAGACGCGGCTCACAGACGACATCGTGGTTCGACTCGTCCCGTCGGTGTACGGCGGTTGA
- a CDS encoding phosphoribosylanthranilate isomerase, which yields MTRVKICGVTTRADLETVADAGADAVGIICDVTVDTPREVSLERARDLIEAAPPFVTTVLVTMATDPERTIELVETATPDAIQLHGEVDRDAIDSLRAATGVTILLAADAEDLADADRYDDLVDGLVVDSTDEDGAGGTGETHDWERTRTAATHLESPVILAGGLEPDNVADAIRAAEPFAVDVSSGVEAEEGRKDPDAVHSFVARAGRATTVEPEVSPSP from the coding sequence ATGACGCGGGTCAAAATCTGTGGCGTAACCACCAGGGCCGACCTCGAGACCGTCGCCGACGCCGGTGCAGACGCCGTCGGCATCATCTGTGACGTCACCGTCGACACGCCGCGGGAGGTCTCACTCGAGCGTGCCCGTGACCTGATCGAAGCTGCCCCGCCGTTCGTGACGACCGTGCTTGTGACGATGGCGACGGATCCCGAACGGACGATCGAGCTGGTCGAAACGGCCACACCGGACGCGATTCAGCTCCACGGCGAGGTTGACCGAGACGCCATCGACTCGCTCCGGGCCGCGACTGGCGTGACGATCCTGCTTGCAGCCGACGCCGAGGACCTCGCCGACGCCGACCGGTACGACGACCTCGTCGACGGGCTGGTCGTCGACAGCACCGACGAGGACGGTGCCGGCGGCACGGGCGAGACCCACGACTGGGAACGAACGCGGACGGCGGCGACACACCTCGAGTCGCCGGTGATCCTCGCCGGTGGGCTCGAGCCTGATAACGTCGCCGACGCCATCCGGGCGGCCGAGCCGTTCGCCGTCGACGTCTCGAGCGGCGTCGAAGCCGAGGAGGGACGCAAAGACCCAGACGCGGTACACTCGTTCGTCGCCCGTGCGGGTCGGGCAACGACCGTCGAGCCCGAGGTGAGTCCGTCACCATGA
- the trpD gene encoding anthranilate phosphoribosyltransferase gives MQEYVERVTDGADLSQADARAASAAVFEEATEAQIGALLAALRAKGETEAEIAGFAEGMREAARTIEPDREPLVDTCGTGGDDYDTINVSTTSAIVAAGAGVPIAKHGNYSVSSSSGSADVLEEVGVNVEAEPAAVEAAIEADGIGFMLAPVFHPAMKAVIGPRKELGMRTVFNVLGPLTNPAGADAQVIGVYDPELVPVLADALARMDVERALVVHGSGTDEIAIHGETIAAEVDGESVEQYTLEPADFGLEVHSITDIAGGSPTENAADMRGIVDGDVTGAKRDVILVNAGAAIYVSGEADSLEEGAEIAREAIETGTAAAKLERLREATVEPTAEGR, from the coding sequence ATGCAGGAATACGTCGAACGGGTGACCGACGGAGCGGACCTCTCACAGGCCGACGCTCGAGCGGCCTCGGCGGCCGTCTTCGAGGAGGCGACAGAGGCACAGATCGGCGCGTTACTCGCCGCGTTGCGCGCGAAAGGAGAGACGGAAGCCGAGATCGCTGGCTTCGCCGAGGGGATGCGCGAGGCCGCACGGACGATCGAGCCGGACCGCGAACCCCTGGTCGACACCTGCGGGACGGGTGGGGACGACTACGACACGATCAACGTCTCGACGACGAGTGCGATCGTCGCCGCCGGAGCAGGAGTCCCGATCGCGAAACACGGCAACTACTCCGTCTCCTCGTCATCCGGTAGCGCCGACGTCCTCGAGGAGGTCGGCGTCAACGTCGAGGCCGAACCAGCGGCCGTCGAGGCGGCGATCGAAGCCGACGGGATCGGCTTCATGCTCGCGCCGGTGTTCCACCCGGCGATGAAAGCGGTCATCGGCCCGCGAAAGGAACTCGGCATGCGGACGGTATTCAACGTCCTCGGACCGCTGACGAACCCTGCGGGTGCAGACGCACAGGTCATCGGCGTCTATGACCCCGAACTGGTCCCCGTTCTCGCCGACGCGCTCGCTCGCATGGACGTCGAACGCGCACTCGTGGTCCACGGCTCCGGGACCGACGAGATCGCCATCCACGGGGAAACCATCGCTGCAGAAGTCGACGGCGAGTCGGTCGAGCAGTACACCCTCGAGCCAGCCGATTTCGGACTCGAGGTCCACTCAATCACGGACATCGCGGGTGGGTCGCCAACGGAGAACGCCGCCGACATGCGCGGCATCGTCGACGGCGACGTTACCGGCGCGAAACGGGACGTGATCCTGGTGAACGCCGGCGCGGCGATCTACGTCTCGGGCGAGGCCGACTCGCTCGAGGAGGGCGCCGAAATCGCACGCGAGGCGATCGAAACCGGCACCGCTGCGGCGAAACTCGAGCGGCTCCGCGAGGCGACGGTAGAGCCGACGGCGGAGGGACGATGA
- the dnaJ gene encoding molecular chaperone DnaJ, with amino-acid sequence MSEDFYDVLGVSRDASADEIKQAYRKKATEYHPDVSDDPDAEEKFKKIQKAKQVLTDEEKRQAYDRMGHDRYEQAEKHGFDAGQAGTGGMGGDPFGGMGGGMGGGLGDIFEQVFGGGGGRGRRRPRKGRDLRTELEIDLEEAFEGAEKQFTLERPEACDACDGEGHPPDADAQTCSECQGRGQVTQVQQTPLGRVQQTTACRRCDGEGTIYSETCSTCRGEGYVRNEATLTVEVPAGIQDGQTLRMEGEGAPSPEGGRHGDLLIDVSVREHEEFEREGDDLRYRLPISFPQATFGDTVSVPTLDGTVEFEIPRGTQSGETFRLEGKGMPRLRGRGQGDLFVQIQVVTPERLNDDQREALEAFAEAGGDEIEINEGVFDRIKRAF; translated from the coding sequence ATGAGCGAGGATTTCTACGACGTGCTCGGTGTGAGTCGCGACGCCTCCGCCGACGAAATCAAGCAAGCCTATCGAAAGAAGGCGACGGAGTACCATCCGGACGTCAGCGACGACCCGGACGCCGAGGAGAAGTTCAAAAAGATCCAGAAGGCAAAACAGGTGCTCACCGACGAAGAGAAACGCCAAGCGTACGACCGGATGGGCCACGACCGCTACGAACAGGCGGAAAAACACGGGTTCGACGCCGGCCAGGCCGGTACTGGCGGTATGGGTGGGGACCCGTTCGGTGGGATGGGCGGTGGCATGGGTGGCGGCCTCGGCGACATCTTCGAGCAGGTCTTCGGCGGCGGTGGGGGTCGTGGTCGACGACGGCCGCGAAAGGGACGCGACCTCCGGACCGAACTCGAGATCGACCTCGAAGAGGCCTTCGAGGGAGCTGAAAAGCAGTTCACGCTCGAGCGTCCCGAGGCCTGTGACGCCTGTGACGGCGAGGGTCATCCGCCCGATGCGGACGCCCAGACCTGTTCGGAGTGTCAGGGTCGCGGGCAGGTCACGCAGGTCCAGCAGACGCCGCTCGGTCGGGTCCAGCAGACGACGGCGTGTCGGCGCTGTGATGGCGAGGGGACGATCTACTCCGAGACCTGCAGTACGTGTCGGGGCGAGGGCTACGTCCGCAACGAGGCCACGCTGACTGTCGAGGTGCCAGCAGGTATTCAGGACGGACAGACGCTCCGAATGGAAGGTGAGGGCGCACCGAGTCCCGAAGGGGGCCGCCACGGCGACCTGCTGATCGACGTTTCGGTCCGCGAACACGAGGAGTTCGAGCGCGAGGGCGACGACCTTCGCTACCGACTGCCGATCTCGTTCCCGCAGGCCACCTTCGGTGACACCGTCTCGGTTCCCACGCTCGACGGCACCGTCGAGTTCGAGATCCCCAGGGGAACCCAGAGCGGCGAAACCTTCCGCCTCGAGGGTAAGGGGATGCCCCGACTGCGCGGCCGTGGTCAGGGCGACCTCTTCGTACAGATCCAGGTCGTCACCCCCGAACGGCTGAACGACGACCAGCGCGAGGCGCTCGAGGCGTTCGCCGAGGCTGGTGGCGACGAGATCGAGATCAACGAGGGCGTTTTCGATCGGATCAAGCGCGCGTTCTGA